The following are encoded together in the Tistrella mobilis genome:
- a CDS encoding heavy metal translocating P-type ATPase: MRRASPHDPEAAIEGGAAPVLRLSVGGMDCASCALKIERAVGRVAPQSDVSVNVTGGTVRVETPAGATPPDRPAVEAAITALGYTIGGPPAAGCGTDHDHDHDHDQGHAHGAAIDGPWWQTPKARLVGIAGLMLAVAMVLEVTWPVADPWPFVIAALIGLAPVARQAFRAARGGSVLTIEMLMTIAALGALAIGAAGEAATVVFLFAVGELLEGVAAARARKGIKALADLVPRTARRVAADGRVHDVPAADLAVGDHVLVRPGDRVPADGAVIEGAALIDESPVNGESVPREKLTGDDVFAGTVVQDRAITIRVTAAAADNTIARVVRLVEEAQEAKAPVARFIDRFARIYMPIAVGLALATAVLPPLLAGADWSVWIYRGLALLLIACPCALVISTPAAIASGLAAGARRGLLIKGGAVLEKLAAIRTVAFDKTGTLTEGRPRVVTVEGFGTLAADDVVRLAAALETGAAHPIARAILDEAGTRGLILPPARDVRAIPGEGLSGVVEGRSLLLGNGRGQNDADLAAAIARAGEAGHSIAVLAEAGRPLGLIAMEDAPRGDALDGLAALKRRGIGAVMLTGDTPATASAMAARLGIEGHGGLMPEDKARIVQDLTRTGRGPVAKLGDGINDAPALAAASVGIAMGGGTDVALETADAALLDDRVTGVPALIDLSRRTMGVIRQNVAIAIGLKLVFLVTTIAGLTGMWPAILADTGATVLVTANALRLLRRS, from the coding sequence ATGCGACGTGCCAGCCCTCACGACCCCGAAGCCGCCATCGAAGGCGGTGCCGCCCCCGTGCTCCGCCTGTCGGTCGGCGGCATGGACTGCGCCTCCTGCGCGCTCAAGATCGAGCGGGCGGTCGGCCGGGTCGCACCGCAGTCGGATGTCAGCGTCAACGTGACCGGCGGCACGGTGCGGGTGGAGACGCCCGCCGGCGCCACGCCCCCGGACCGGCCGGCGGTGGAGGCGGCGATCACGGCGCTCGGCTACACCATCGGTGGCCCGCCGGCGGCGGGCTGCGGCACCGATCACGACCATGACCATGATCATGACCAGGGGCACGCCCATGGCGCCGCGATCGATGGCCCCTGGTGGCAGACCCCCAAGGCGCGGCTGGTCGGCATCGCCGGGCTGATGCTGGCCGTGGCGATGGTGCTGGAGGTGACCTGGCCGGTGGCCGATCCCTGGCCCTTCGTGATCGCGGCGCTGATCGGGCTGGCGCCGGTTGCGCGCCAGGCGTTTCGTGCGGCGCGCGGCGGATCCGTTCTGACCATCGAGATGCTGATGACCATCGCGGCGCTCGGCGCGCTGGCGATCGGGGCCGCCGGCGAAGCCGCGACGGTGGTCTTCCTGTTCGCGGTGGGCGAACTGCTGGAAGGCGTTGCCGCCGCCCGGGCGCGCAAGGGCATCAAGGCGCTGGCCGATCTGGTGCCGCGCACGGCCCGGCGCGTTGCGGCCGATGGCCGTGTGCATGACGTGCCGGCGGCCGATCTTGCCGTCGGCGATCATGTCCTGGTCCGCCCGGGCGACCGGGTGCCGGCCGACGGTGCGGTCATCGAGGGGGCGGCGCTGATCGATGAAAGCCCGGTCAACGGCGAATCGGTCCCGCGCGAGAAGCTGACCGGCGACGACGTCTTCGCCGGCACCGTCGTCCAGGATCGTGCGATCACCATCCGGGTGACGGCCGCCGCCGCCGACAACACCATCGCCCGGGTGGTGCGGCTGGTGGAAGAGGCGCAGGAGGCCAAGGCCCCGGTCGCCCGCTTCATCGACCGCTTCGCCCGGATCTACATGCCGATTGCGGTGGGGCTGGCGCTCGCCACCGCCGTGCTGCCGCCGCTGCTGGCCGGCGCCGACTGGTCGGTCTGGATCTATCGCGGCCTCGCTTTGCTGCTGATCGCCTGCCCCTGCGCGCTGGTGATCTCGACCCCGGCGGCGATCGCCTCGGGGCTTGCAGCCGGCGCCCGCCGGGGGCTGCTGATCAAGGGCGGTGCGGTGCTGGAAAAGCTGGCGGCCATCCGCACCGTCGCCTTCGACAAGACCGGTACCCTGACCGAGGGCCGGCCGCGGGTGGTGACGGTCGAAGGTTTCGGCACGCTGGCGGCCGATGATGTCGTCCGCCTGGCGGCGGCGCTGGAGACCGGCGCCGCCCACCCCATCGCCCGGGCGATCCTGGACGAGGCCGGCACCCGCGGCCTGATCCTGCCGCCGGCGCGCGATGTTCGTGCGATCCCGGGGGAGGGGTTGAGCGGGGTGGTCGAGGGACGCAGCCTTCTGCTCGGCAATGGCCGCGGACAGAATGATGCGGACCTGGCCGCGGCGATCGCGCGTGCGGGGGAGGCCGGCCACAGCATCGCGGTCTTGGCCGAGGCCGGCCGGCCGCTGGGCCTGATCGCGATGGAGGATGCCCCGCGCGGCGATGCGCTGGACGGGCTGGCGGCGCTGAAGCGCCGCGGCATCGGCGCGGTGATGCTGACCGGCGACACCCCGGCCACCGCATCGGCCATGGCCGCCCGTCTCGGCATCGAGGGCCATGGCGGGCTGATGCCCGAAGACAAGGCCCGGATCGTGCAGGATCTGACCCGCACCGGCCGCGGCCCGGTCGCCAAACTCGGCGACGGCATCAACGACGCCCCGGCGCTGGCGGCGGCCTCGGTCGGCATCGCCATGGGCGGCGGCACCGATGTGGCGCTGGAAACCGCCGATGCGGCCCTGCTCGACGACCGCGTCACCGGCGTGCCGGCGCTGATCGACTTGTCGCGCCGGACCATGGGCGTGATCCGTCAGAACGTCGCGATCGCGATCGGCCTGAAGCTGGTCTTCCTGGTCACCACCATCGCCGGACTGACCGGCATGTGGCCGGCGATCCTGGCCGATACCGGCGCCACCGTGCTGGTCACCGCCAATGCGCTGCGCCTGTTGAGGCGCAGCTGA
- a CDS encoding MerR family transcriptional regulator — MTGGRAAALSIGSLARETGAKVQTIRYYEQIGLLPEPARTAGNQRVYGKSHRDRLAFIRHARELGFPLDAIRELLSLSDDPAAPCATADHIARDQLAAVEARIRRLEALKIELERMLCDHARTGTIADCRVIEVLADHSHGHCVVHHEEAEAGAEPADMAAAVKTS; from the coding sequence ATGACCGGCGGCAGGGCCGCGGCCCTTTCCATCGGATCCCTGGCGCGCGAGACCGGCGCCAAGGTCCAGACCATCCGCTATTACGAACAGATCGGCCTGCTGCCGGAACCGGCGCGCACCGCCGGCAATCAGCGGGTCTATGGCAAGAGCCATCGCGACCGGCTGGCCTTCATCCGCCATGCCCGCGAACTGGGCTTCCCGCTGGATGCGATCCGCGAACTGCTGTCGCTTTCGGACGACCCGGCCGCCCCTTGTGCGACCGCCGACCATATCGCCCGCGACCAGCTGGCGGCGGTGGAAGCGCGCATCCGCCGGCTGGAGGCGCTGAAGATCGAACTCGAACGCATGCTTTGCGATCATGCCCGCACCGGCACGATCGCCGATTGCCGGGTGATCGAGGTGCTGGCCGATCACAGCCATGGGCATTGCGTGGTTCATCACGAAGAAGCGGAGGCCGGGGCGGAGCCGGCCGACATGGCCGCTGCCGTGAAAACTTCGTGA
- a CDS encoding class I SAM-dependent methyltransferase, whose translation MKRAGCAEHRRTARGRGSDFVAFFRAWMGDPLRVASVMPSGEGLARLITSEVTPATGPVLELGPGTGVFTRALLARGVAERDLTLIEFGAEFAGMLTRRFPEARIVQADAAKLKQCRLYDGAPAGAVISGLPVLSMPARKVMAILTGAFGYLKPGGAFYQFTYGPRCPISRRILDRLGLKAVKIGSTRRNLPPASVYRITRRPALKSVVAA comes from the coding sequence ATGAAGCGGGCGGGCTGTGCGGAGCATCGCCGGACCGCACGTGGCCGGGGCAGCGATTTTGTCGCCTTCTTTCGCGCCTGGATGGGCGATCCGCTCCGGGTCGCCTCGGTCATGCCCTCGGGCGAAGGGCTGGCACGGCTGATCACGTCGGAAGTGACGCCTGCAACCGGCCCGGTCCTGGAGCTCGGCCCCGGCACCGGCGTGTTCACCCGGGCCCTGCTGGCGCGCGGCGTGGCCGAACGCGACCTGACCCTGATCGAATTCGGCGCCGAATTTGCCGGCATGCTGACCCGCCGCTTCCCCGAGGCGCGCATCGTGCAGGCCGATGCAGCGAAGCTGAAGCAGTGCCGGCTGTATGACGGCGCCCCGGCCGGCGCGGTGATCAGCGGCCTGCCGGTGCTGTCGATGCCCGCCCGCAAGGTGATGGCGATCCTGACCGGCGCCTTCGGCTATCTGAAGCCGGGCGGCGCCTTCTACCAGTTCACCTATGGGCCGCGCTGCCCGATTTCGCGCCGGATTCTGGACCGGCTGGGGCTGAAGGCGGTCAAGATCGGCTCCACCCGCCGCAATCTGCCGCCGGCCTCGGTCTATCGGATCACCCGGCGGCCGGCGCTGAAATCAGTGGTTGCGGCCTGA
- a CDS encoding anhydro-N-acetylmuramic acid kinase: MRIIVTGATGFIGRALVGQLKAAGTILIDGTARPIERLDEVARGGPLAVDLTRADAVRALIGAGADLIFHLAAGNTPSGEADPEAAAALNLDAVRHLIGAIAASGRQTRLVFASTISVHGGPTARASAGDDDAPRPATTYGATKAAAELLLADAGRRGVVDPRIARIASIIDRPAAAGGTSAVARLARVLSAAPAGEAVVLPLPAGLKLAVSDVASTVDGLIRLAGLPAAALGGDPLVALPARTIRAGDLVGAVARVAGPEAAELITIAPEAAPTAAVTGWPAAQDWSRARALGFPAPPSLVAIAARMAGRPVPADPDPTVIAASADDGAPRRRPVWAVGLMSGTSLDGIDAALVETDGVDITGFGPTLFRPYPADLREALSRLLGGRAPLVDAARAEAALTRAQADAVTALLETVPEIAPHVRLIGFHGQTVLHLPDEGITVQLADGARLAALTGIDTVSDFRRADMARGGEGAPLVPVVHRAMMAWAGVAPPVAVLNIGGVANLTFIGADGGLLAFDCGPGGALIDDLMRRRTGQAFDQDGGTAAGGHADEAILGRLLADPFFDRPPPKSLDRDRFAAALDLVADLPLADAAATLTQFTARAVARGLSLAVAAGAEPPERVLLAGGGRHNRTLRAAIAARSNLPVAPVDEVGLDGDALEAQAFAVLAVRAADGLALSYASTTATDGAVTGGALHRAQVVGQVSGRNH; the protein is encoded by the coding sequence ATGCGCATCATCGTGACCGGGGCGACCGGCTTCATCGGCCGGGCGCTGGTCGGGCAGCTGAAGGCGGCGGGCACGATCCTGATCGACGGCACCGCCCGGCCGATCGAGCGGCTGGACGAGGTCGCCCGCGGCGGCCCGCTTGCCGTCGATCTGACCCGCGCCGATGCAGTGCGCGCACTGATCGGTGCCGGGGCCGATCTGATCTTCCATCTGGCCGCCGGCAACACGCCCTCGGGCGAGGCCGATCCCGAGGCCGCGGCCGCCCTCAATCTCGATGCCGTGCGTCATCTGATCGGGGCGATCGCCGCAAGCGGGCGGCAGACGCGGCTGGTCTTCGCCTCGACCATTTCGGTCCATGGCGGGCCGACGGCGCGGGCGAGCGCAGGCGACGACGATGCGCCGCGCCCGGCCACCACCTATGGCGCGACCAAGGCCGCGGCCGAGCTGCTGCTCGCCGATGCCGGCCGCCGCGGCGTGGTCGATCCGCGCATCGCCCGCATCGCCAGCATCATCGACCGGCCGGCCGCCGCCGGCGGCACCAGCGCGGTCGCCCGCCTGGCCCGGGTGCTGTCGGCAGCACCTGCCGGAGAGGCGGTGGTTCTGCCGCTGCCGGCGGGGCTGAAGCTTGCGGTTTCCGATGTCGCCTCCACCGTGGACGGGCTGATCCGGCTGGCCGGTCTGCCGGCGGCGGCGCTGGGCGGCGACCCGCTGGTGGCCCTGCCTGCGCGCACCATACGGGCGGGGGATCTTGTCGGCGCCGTTGCCCGCGTCGCGGGGCCAGAGGCGGCGGAATTGATCACCATCGCGCCCGAGGCGGCGCCCACGGCCGCCGTCACCGGCTGGCCGGCGGCACAGGACTGGTCGCGCGCCCGCGCGCTGGGCTTTCCCGCTCCGCCATCGCTGGTCGCCATCGCAGCCCGCATGGCCGGCCGGCCGGTGCCGGCCGATCCCGACCCCACCGTCATTGCCGCCTCTGCCGATGACGGCGCGCCGCGCCGCCGGCCGGTCTGGGCGGTGGGGCTGATGAGCGGCACCTCGCTCGACGGCATCGATGCCGCCCTGGTCGAAACCGACGGGGTCGACATCACCGGCTTCGGGCCGACCCTGTTCCGGCCCTATCCGGCGGATCTGCGCGAGGCGCTGTCCCGGCTGCTGGGCGGCCGGGCGCCGCTCGTCGATGCCGCCCGGGCCGAGGCGGCGTTGACCCGCGCCCAGGCCGACGCCGTAACCGCGCTGCTGGAAACGGTGCCTGAGATCGCCCCCCATGTCCGGCTGATCGGCTTTCATGGCCAGACCGTGCTGCATCTGCCGGACGAGGGCATCACCGTGCAGCTGGCCGATGGCGCAAGGCTCGCCGCCCTGACCGGCATCGACACGGTCTCCGATTTCCGCCGCGCCGACATGGCCCGGGGCGGGGAGGGTGCGCCGCTGGTGCCGGTGGTCCATCGGGCGATGATGGCCTGGGCGGGGGTGGCGCCGCCGGTTGCGGTGCTGAACATCGGCGGCGTCGCCAATCTCACCTTCATCGGTGCCGATGGCGGGCTGCTCGCCTTCGATTGCGGGCCGGGCGGGGCGCTGATCGACGATCTGATGCGCCGCCGCACCGGCCAGGCCTTCGATCAGGATGGCGGCACGGCTGCGGGCGGTCATGCCGACGAGGCGATTCTGGGCCGGCTGCTTGCCGATCCCTTCTTCGACCGGCCGCCGCCCAAATCGCTCGATCGCGACCGCTTCGCCGCGGCACTCGACCTGGTGGCGGATCTGCCGCTGGCCGATGCGGCCGCAACGCTGACGCAGTTCACCGCCCGTGCGGTCGCCCGCGGCCTCAGCCTGGCGGTCGCCGCCGGTGCCGAACCGCCGGAACGGGTGCTGCTGGCGGGTGGCGGCCGCCACAACCGCACCTTGCGCGCCGCCATCGCCGCGCGGTCCAACCTGCCGGTCGCGCCGGTGGACGAGGTCGGTCTCGACGGCGATGCGCTTGAAGCCCAGGCCTTCGCGGTGCTGGCGGTTCGGGCGGCCGACGGGCTCGCCCTCTCCTACGCCTCGACCACCGCCACCGACGGTGCGGTCACCGGCGGGGCGCTGCACCGGGCGCAGGTGGTGGGTCAGGTATCAGGCCGCAACCACTGA